Proteins encoded in a region of the Sugiyamaella lignohabitans strain CBS 10342 chromosome B, complete sequence genome:
- the ENV9 gene encoding Env9p (Protein proposed to be involved in vacuolar functions; mutant shows defect in CPY processing and defects in vacuolar morphology; has similarity to oxidoreductases, found in lipid particles; required for replication of Brome mosaic virus in S. cerevisiae, a model system for studying replication of positive-strand RNA viruses in their natural hosts; GO_component: GO:0016021 - integral component of membrane [Evidence IEA]; GO_component: GO:0005811 - lipid particle [Evidence IEA,IEA]; GO_component: GO:0005811 - lipid particle [Evidence IDA] [PMID 14562095]; GO_component: GO:0016020 - membrane [Evidence IEA,IEA]; GO_function: GO:0016491 - oxidoreductase activity [Evidence IEA,IEA]; GO_function: GO:0016491 - oxidoreductase activity [Evidence ISS] [PMID 8972580]; GO_process: GO:0008152 - metabolic process [Evidence IEA]; GO_process: GO:0055114 - oxidation-reduction process [Evidence IEA]; GO_process: GO:0006624 - vacuolar protein processing [Evidence IMP] [PMID 21912603]; GO_process: GO:0007033 - vacuole organization [Evidence IMP] [PMID 21912603]) produces MTFDSKTSSEEVAQAFSSEIKGKVFLVTGATWGGIGADNARVLSGHGAKLVIVTGRSQSKLDETIGNIKKENPNANIRGLILDLSSFKSIRKAAEEVNNYSENIDVLINNAGVMACPYSKTEDGFELQFGTNHLGHFLFTNLILKKILSSPHPRVVNLSSMGHGLAPIIFGDIGFSDGATYERFHAYGQSKTANVLFSRELSRRYKSQGLVSFSVHPGAIMDTNLGRHMNFDGDINNIGIPKDYWGTDDFYHDMANVRMKNVTQGGATTLVAALDPAIASQSGAYLDDCQIHEDFCRNHAKQPNDAFKLWNLSEELVGQKF; encoded by the coding sequence ATGACTTTCGATTCCAAGACTAGCTCAGAAGAAGTAGCACAGGCCTTTTCTTCGGAAATCAAAGGCAAGGTTTTTCTCGTTACTGGTGCCACTTGGGGAGGaattggtgctgataaCGCCCGAGTCCTCTCTGGTCATGGTGCTAAGCTGGTTATTGTTACTGGTCGTAGTCAATCTAAGTTGGATGAGACCATTGGCAATATCAAGAAGGAGAACCCCAATGCTAACATTCGCGGCCTTATCTTAGacctttcttctttcaagtCTATCCGAAAAGCCGCTGAGGAGGTCAACAACTACTCAGAAAATATTGATgttctcatcaacaacgCCGGAGTCATGGCATGTCCCTACTCCAAGACCGAGGACGGGTTTGAATTGCAGTTCGGCACCAACCACCTTGGTCATTTCCTGTTCACCAATTTGATTCTCAAGAAGATTTTGTCTTCTCCCCACCCCAGAGTAGTCAACTTGAGCAGCATGGGGCACGGTCTTGCACCTATTATCTTTGGAGACATTGGCTTTTCCGACGGTGCTACATATGAAAGATTCCATGCGTACGGACAATCCAAGACAGCCAATGTGTTATTTTCCAGAGAACTCAGTCGAAGATACAAGAGCCAAGGTTTGGTATCCTTCAGCGTCCATCCAGGAGCCATCATGGATACCAACCTCGGCCGACACATGAACTTTGACGGCGACATCAACAATATTGGAATTCCAAAAGATTACTGGGGAACCGACGATTTCTACCACGACATGGCCAATGTGAGAATGAAGAACGTCACTCAAGGAGGAGCCACGACCTTAGTTGCCGCCCTTGACCCCGCAATTGCATCTCAATCTGGAGCGTACCTCGACGACTGCCAAATCCATGAAGACTTCTGCCGAAACCACGCCAAACAGCCCAACGATGCATTCAAGCTCTGGAACCTCAGCGAAGAACTCGTCGGACAGAAGTTCTAG
- the FAA2 gene encoding medium-chain fatty acid-CoA ligase FAA2 (Medium chain fatty acyl-CoA synthetase; activates imported fatty acids; accepts a wide range of fatty acid chain lengths with a preference for medium chains, C9:0-C13:0; localized to the peroxisome; GO_component: GO:0005737 - cytoplasm [Evidence IEA,IEA]; GO_component: GO:0005739 - mitochondrion [Evidence IEA,IEA]; GO_component: GO:0005739 - mitochondrion [Evidence IDA] [PMID 14576278]; GO_component: GO:0005739 - mitochondrion [Evidence IDA] [PMID 16823961]; GO_component: GO:0005777 - peroxisome [Evidence IDA] [PMID 8670886]; GO_function: GO:0005524 - ATP binding [Evidence IEA]; GO_function: GO:0003824 - catalytic activity [Evidence IEA]; GO_function: GO:0016874 - ligase activity [Evidence IEA]; GO_function: GO:0004467 - long-chain fatty acid-CoA ligase activity [Evidence IEA]; GO_function: GO:0004467 - long-chain fatty acid-CoA ligase activity [Evidence IDA] [PMID 8206942]; GO_function: GO:0031956 - medium-chain fatty acid-CoA ligase activity [Evidence IDA] [PMID 8206942]; GO_function: GO:0000166 - nucleotide binding [Evidence IEA]; GO_function: GO:0031957 - very long-chain fatty acid-CoA ligase activity [Evidence IGI] [PMID 9988704]; GO_process: GO:0006631 - fatty acid metabolic process [Evidence IEA]; GO_process: GO:0006629 - lipid metabolic process [Evidence IEA]; GO_process: GO:0001676 - long-chain fatty acid metabolic process [Evidence IGI,IMP] [PMID 7962057]; GO_process: GO:0008152 - metabolic process [Evidence IEA]): MASQNENGFTEETLRRIWKYNFVLPDGINENTSPFDTTLSSHAAQGKPQALPVPGTKQPGYSEIYRNQCSPDKVISGYHPSVKTFYDAFLTVATTYPKRDCIADREYDQKLKKWGNYKWLSFEETAKRRTKIAAGLVHAVRKATGFDPADKKYIVSVYAPNCVNWILTDLACQTQSLPTVCLYDTLGPHTSEYILNLCESPIVVCSLANVPRILSLKHKLPHVKVIVSTNSFESVPGQFEPAGQSKKELLNVWANDQGVALYSLNEIEALGADFPIADRPPKPEDIYAINFTSGTTGNPKGAILTHANVVAAIAMGRHCLGKNFKPDQVATVYSFLPLAHIYERIAMCIIMSLGHRQAYPHGPVTEIFEDIQILKPTNVNMVPRVLNRVAAALRASTIEAPGLAGAISRKAHEAKLNHLYATGSPNHPIWDFLWSRKIRKKLGFDNLNSLVSGSAPLSKATVEFLKVALAAELLQGYGLTESMSGISVSQPEEPLAGSCGAVAPTTELRFRDVPELGYTANDKPFPRGEIMLRGPQMFTGYYKNNEKTLEAFDEDGWFHTGDVGTVDKLGRIFIIDRVKNFFKLSQGEYVAAEKIENTYLANSSLITQIFVHGDSTESYLVAIAGINPDSYATLANKVLHKRIRPTDLAALAATYDVPEVKAAFIKALNGSTGNLLQGFEKIKNVLLRFEPLTPENDTLTPTLKIKRPAAVKLFKAEIDAMYKEGPLSDSGALNSTPKL, encoded by the coding sequence ATGGCCAGCCAGAACGAGAACGGATTTACTGAAGAGACTCTCCGGAGAATCTGGAAATACAACTTCGTACTTCCGGACGGAATCAATGAGAATACCTCGCCTTTCGATACTACTCTAAGTTCTCATGCTGCTCAGGGCAAGCCACAAGCACTGCCTGTTCCTGGTACTAAACAGCCTGGATATTCTGAAATCTACAGAAATCAATGTTCTCCTGACAAGGTTATCTCTGGATACCATCCCTCAGTCAAGACTTTTTACGATGCTTTCTTGACAGTGGCTACTACGTATCCTAAACGTGACTGTATTGCTGATCGTGAATACGACCAGAAACTCAAGAAATGGGGAAACTACAAATGgctttcttttgaagagaCTGCCAAACGTAGAACCAAAATCGCCGCTGGTTTAGTTCATGCTGTCAGAAAGGCCACTGGGTTTGATCCCGCTGATAAAAAGTACATTGTTTCTGTGTATGCCCCCAATTGTGTCAACTGGATCCTTACTGATCTTGCCTGTCAAACTCAAAGTTTGCCAACCGTCTGTTTATACGACACTCTTGGCCCTCATACTTCGGAGTACATTTTGAACTTGTGTGAATCTCccattgttgtttgttCACTTGCCAATGTCCCAAGAATTCTAAGTCTCAAGCATAAACTGCCTCATGTTAAGGTTATTGTGTCGACCAACTCGTTTGAGTCGGTTCCTGGTCAATTTGAACCTGCCGGTCAATCGAAGAAAGAGCTTTTGAACGTATGGGCAAATGACCAAGGAGTTGCTCTTTACTCTTTGAACGAAATCGAGGCTTTGGGTGCTGACTTCCCTATCGCGGATCGACCTCCCAAGCCCGAGGATATCTATGCCATTAACTTCACTTCAGGAACTACTGGTAACCCCAAGGGTGCTATTTTGACCCATGCCAatgttgttgctgccattgccatGGGCAGACACTGTTTAGGAAAGAATTTCAAGCCTGACCAAGTTGCTACTGTGTATTCATTCTTACCTTTGGCCCATATCTACGAACGTATTGCCATGTGCATTATCATGTCGCTTGGCCATCGTCAAGCATATCCTCATGGTCCTGTGACTGAGATTTTCGAGGATATCCAGATTCTTAAGCCAACTAATGTGAATATGGTTCCTCGTGTGTTGAACcgtgttgctgctgctcttcgAGCCAGTACTATCGAGGCTCCAGGACTTGCCGGAGCTATTTCCCGTAAGGCTCATGAGGCCAAATTGAACCACTTGTATGCCACTGGTAGTCCTAATCACCCAATCTGGGATTTCCTATGGTCTCGTAAGATCAGAAAGAAGCTTGGTTTTGACAATTTAAACAGTCTTGTCAGTGGATCTGCTCCTCTGTCAAAGGCCACAGTTGAGTTCCTCAAAGTGgcacttgctgctgaaTTGTTGCAAGGATATGGATTGACTGAGTCCATGTCAGGTATTTCCGTTTCGCAACCTGAGGAGCCTCTTGCCGGATCTTgtggtgctgttgctcCTACTACCGAGCTCCGTTTCAGAGACGTGCCTGAGCTCGGATACACGGCAAACGATAAGCCTTTCCCTCGTGGAGAGATCATGCTCAGGGGTCCTCAAATGTTTACTGGTTACTATAAGAACAATGAGAAGACTCTGGAAGCCTTTGACGAAGACGGTTGGTTCCACACCGGAGACGTTGGAACTGTGGACAAGCTAGGCCGtattttcatcatcgaCCGTGTCAAGAACTTCTTCAAGCTGTCTCAAGGTGAATATGTTGCTGCCGAGAAGATTGAAAACACGTATCTGGCCAACTCGTCACTCATCACCCAGATCTTTGTTCACGGAGACTCGACCGAATCGTACTTGGTCGCCATTGCCGGTATCAATCCCGACAGCTACGCCACTCTCGCCAACAAGGTTCTCCACAAGCGTATCCGACCCACTGACCTTGCTGCCCTGGCAGCCACATACGACGTTCCTGAAGTCAAGGCCGCCTTCATCAAGGCCCTCAACGGTTCAACAGGCAACCTCCTGCAAGGTTTCGAAAAGATCAAGAACGTCCTGCTCCGCTTTGAGCCCCTCACCCCCGAGAACGACACCCTGACCCCCACCCTCAAGATCAAGAGACCCGCTGCTGTCAAGCTGTTCAAGGCCGAAATCGACGCCATGTACAAGGAGGGTCCTCTCAGCGACAGCGGAGCCCTCAACTCCACACCCAAACTCTAG
- the AGC1 gene encoding Agc1p (Mitochondrial amino acid transporter; acts both as a glutamate uniporter and as an aspartate-glutamate exchanger; involved in nitrogen metabolism and nitrogen compound biosynthesis; GO_component: GO:0016021 - integral component of membrane [Evidence IEA]; GO_component: GO:0016021 - integral component of membrane [Evidence ISM] [PMID 12192589]; GO_component: GO:0016020 - membrane [Evidence IEA]; GO_component: GO:0005743 - mitochondrial inner membrane [Evidence IEA,IEA]; GO_component: GO:0005743 - mitochondrial inner membrane [Evidence ISS] [PMID 10930523]; GO_component: GO:0005739 - mitochondrion [Evidence IEA]; GO_component: GO:0005739 - mitochondrion [Evidence IDA] [PMID 14576278]; GO_component: GO:0005739 - mitochondrion [Evidence IDA] [PMID 16823961]; GO_function: GO:0015183 - L-aspartate transmembrane transporter activity [Evidence IDA] [PMID 14622413]; GO_function: GO:0005313 - L-glutamate transmembrane transporter activity [Evidence IDA] [PMID 14622413]; GO_function: GO:0015297 - antiporter activity [Evidence IDA] [PMID 14622413]; GO_function: GO:0015292 - uniporter activity [Evidence IDA] [PMID 14622413]; GO_process: GO:0015813 - L-glutamate transport [Evidence IDA] [PMID 14622413]; GO_process: GO:0006865 - amino acid transport [Evidence IEA]; GO_process: GO:0015810 - aspartate transport [Evidence IDA] [PMID 14622413]; GO_process: GO:0044271 - cellular nitrogen compound biosynthetic process [Evidence IMP] [PMID 14622413]; GO_process: GO:0055085 - transmembrane transport [Evidence IEA]; GO_process: GO:0006810 - transport [Evidence IEA]), with product MALETIAASVLGAVGSKLVFYPLDTIRTLQQTSTNFSYFLPIRSYFRGLGASLSLSAPAFTVYMVAYRETKRELAPYLGEAALANYIVSGAVSQLTSSFIWTPMEVLKARMQIHQGPKISTLNLASSIYRMDGIKGFFRGYWMGVAVFLPHSVVWWTTYEYSKELLSKEDQPLKTIDYGIASASASSSAALASNFLDVIKTRQQVAVSEEIARIRPDDRQGVFKVARNLIKEVGFFRAFFKGLHIRLLHSLPSSALAMMIVESINPDRLRGTAPAKFTNDELLPPPALEEIEA from the coding sequence ATGGCGCTAGAAACTATAGCTGCCTCGGTTCTAGGTGCCGTTGGCAGCAAGCTAGTTTTCTATCCTCTGGATACGATACGAACATTACAACAGACATCGACCAATTTCAGTTACTTTCTGCCAATACGATCATATTTTAGGGGTCTAGGAGCTTCGCTGTCGCTGAGTGCACCTGCATTCACTGTTTATATGGTAGCATACCGTGAGACCAAACGAGAACTAGCCCCATATTTGGGCGAGGCAGCACTTGCAAATTACATAGTCAGTGGAGCAGTGTCGCAATTGACAAGCAGTTTCATATGGACCCCAATGGAAGTGTTAAAAGCCCGAATGCAGATTCACCAGGGACCAAAAATTAGCACATTGAACCTAGCATCCAGCATATACAGGATGGACGGAATCAAGGGCTTCTTTCGAGGATACTGGATGGGCGTAGCAGTATTTCTACCACACTCGGTTGTATGGTGGACGACATACGAATATTCCAAAGAACTTCTAAGTAAAGAGGACCAGCCGTTAAAGACCATTGACTACGGTATTGCATCAGCCTCAGCCAGTTCATCGGCAGCTCTGGCATCCAATTTCCTTGACGTAATCAAAACGCGGCAGCAAGTGGCTGTCTCAGAAGAAATTGCACGGATCCGACCTGACGACCGACAAGGTGTATTTAAAGTCGCGAGAAACCTGATCAAAGAAGTCGGTTTCTTCCGAGCATTTTTCAAAGGCCTACACATCCGACTGCTACATTCACTGCCATCGAGCGCCCTAGCCATGATGATAGTCGAAAGCATCAATCCAGACCGTCTCCGCGGCACGGCACCTGCCAAGTTCACCAACGACGAACTGCTACCACCGCCGGCCTTGGAAGAAATCGAGGCATAA
- the NHP6B gene encoding Nhp6bp (High-mobility group (HMG) protein; binds to and remodels nucleosomes; involved in recruiting FACT and other chromatin remodelling complexes to the chromosomes; functionally redundant with Nhp6Ap; required for transcriptional initiation fidelity of some tRNA genes; homologous to mammalian HMGB1 and HMGB2; NHP6B has a paralog, NHP6A, that arose from the whole genome duplication; GO_component: GO:0005694 - chromosome [Evidence IEA,IEA]; GO_component: GO:0005634 - nucleus [Evidence IEA,IEA]; GO_component: GO:0005634 - nucleus [Evidence IDA] [PMID 3169249]; GO_function: GO:0003677 - DNA binding [Evidence IEA]; GO_function: GO:0008301 - DNA binding, bending [Evidence IDA] [PMID 7721780]; GO_function: GO:0031491 - nucleosome binding [Evidence ISS] [PMID 11432837]; GO_function: GO:0043565 - sequence-specific DNA binding [Evidence IDA] [PMID 19158363]; GO_process: GO:0006281 - DNA repair [Evidence IEA]; GO_process: GO:0070898 - RNA polymerase III transcriptional preinitiation complex assembly [Evidence IGI] [PMID 11287614]; GO_process: GO:0070898 - RNA polymerase III transcriptional preinitiation complex assembly [Evidence IDA] [PMID 17178828]; GO_process: GO:0006974 - cellular response to DNA damage stimulus [Evidence IEA]; GO_process: GO:0006338 - chromatin remodeling [Evidence IGI] [PMID 14739928]; GO_process: GO:0001195 - maintenance of transcriptional fidelity during DNA-templated transcription elongation from RNA polymerase III promoter [Evidence IDA] [PMID 16407207]; GO_process: GO:0006355 - regulation of transcription, DNA-templated [Evidence IEA]; GO_process: GO:0006366 - transcription from RNA polymerase II promoter [Evidence IGI] [PMID 8946917]; GO_process: GO:0006351 - transcription, DNA-templated [Evidence IEA]): MFGQLTRGAMALPAVRPLALATSAVSMRTPGLIANAHSKASGDDKVKRKKKDPNAPKRASSAYMFFVKANRDEVLSENPGITFGETGRALGKKWNNLSSAEKAPYEEKANEDKIRYQEAKAAYDASKA, encoded by the coding sequence ATGTTTGGTCAGTTAACACGCGGTGCAATGGCGCTTCCTGCTGTTCGCCCTCTGGCACTTGCCACGTCTGCTGTCAGCATGCGAACGCCAGGTCTGATTGCTAATGCTCACTCCAAAGCTTCTGGCGACGACAAAGTCAAgcggaagaagaaggatcCCAATGCCCCGAAACGAGCCTCTTCTGCCTACATGTTTTTTGTCAAGGCCAATCGCGACGAAGTTCTCAGTGAGAACCCCGGCATAACGTTCGGAGAAACTGGCAGAGCTCTTGGCAAGAAATGGAACAATCTCAGCAGCGCCGAAAAAGCTCCCTACGAGGAAAAGGCAAACGAAGACAAGATCCGTTACCAAGAAGCCAAAGCTGCCTACGACGCCAGCAAAGCCTAA